A stretch of Bordetella genomosp. 13 DNA encodes these proteins:
- a CDS encoding SDR family NAD(P)-dependent oxidoreductase, producing the protein MTQEQTSLGTALITGASSGIGAIYADRLARRGYDLILVARNRDRLNALANDIATRTGRGVEVCPADLGDADSLAAVERKLRDDASVTLLVNNAGVGTHTPLLESDVERMTRMIALNVTAPMRLAYAAVPGFVARGRGALINISSIVSLAPEVLNGVYGGTKAFVTAFSQSLHRELEGKGVQVQAVLPGATATDFWATGGLPVENLDARIVMRAEDLGDAALLGFDRGEPVTIPSLHAVEQWDAYEAARRAMSQNLSSNTVAPRYHAAR; encoded by the coding sequence ATGACGCAAGAACAGACCTCACTCGGCACCGCGCTAATCACCGGCGCGTCTTCCGGAATCGGCGCCATCTATGCCGATCGCCTGGCCCGCCGCGGCTACGACCTGATCCTGGTGGCGCGCAATCGCGATCGCCTCAACGCGCTGGCCAACGACATCGCCACGCGCACCGGCCGCGGCGTGGAAGTGTGCCCGGCCGACCTGGGCGACGCGGACTCGCTGGCCGCCGTCGAGCGGAAGCTGCGGGACGATGCCAGCGTGACCCTGCTGGTGAACAACGCCGGCGTCGGCACCCACACGCCGCTGCTGGAGAGCGACGTGGAAAGGATGACGCGGATGATCGCGCTGAACGTGACCGCGCCCATGCGGCTTGCCTACGCGGCCGTGCCCGGCTTCGTCGCCCGCGGCCGCGGCGCGCTGATCAACATTTCCTCCATCGTCAGCCTGGCGCCCGAGGTGCTCAACGGCGTGTATGGCGGCACCAAGGCTTTCGTGACGGCCTTCAGCCAGTCGCTGCATCGCGAACTGGAGGGCAAGGGCGTGCAGGTGCAGGCCGTGCTGCCGGGCGCCACCGCCACGGATTTCTGGGCCACGGGCGGCCTGCCCGTGGAGAACCTGGATGCACGCATCGTGATGCGGGCCGAAGACCTGGGCGATGCGGCGCTGCTCGGCTTCGACCGCGGCGAGCCGGTCACCATCCCGTCGCTGCACGCGGTGGAACAGTGGGACGCCTACGAGGCCGCCCGCCGCGCCATGTCGCAGAACCTGTCCAGCAATACCGTCGCGCCGCGCTACCACGCCGCCCGGTGA
- a CDS encoding LysR family transcriptional regulator, producing MQTDSLSHLVAFACVARHSSFRQASAELGLSPSAVSYAVRGLEKRLGVSLFNRTTRSVSLTVAGRYLLERIRPALRDVSEALDQMDAFQATRSGTLRINTSRAAAYLLVAPLLPHFLAAYPDIHVEIVHEEGPVDIVAAGFDAGIRLEGDVPDDMMAVSINRSQRLVAVAAPTYLRGGMALKHPRDLMKHECIRYRFPNGRVPKWEFARGDTRLEVDVPGRVTLDDMYTVARMALAGSGVAFVLEDYVRPLLDEGRLVRLLEDWCPLLPGFMLYYPGHSRMPPALRAFIDMARASSM from the coding sequence ATGCAGACCGACAGTCTTTCGCATCTGGTGGCTTTCGCGTGCGTCGCGCGCCACAGCAGTTTCCGCCAGGCCAGCGCCGAGCTGGGCCTGTCTCCCTCGGCCGTCAGCTATGCCGTGCGTGGGCTCGAGAAAAGATTGGGCGTCAGCCTGTTCAATCGCACCACGCGCAGCGTGTCGCTGACCGTCGCCGGCCGCTACCTGCTGGAACGCATACGGCCCGCGCTGCGCGACGTCAGCGAGGCCCTGGACCAGATGGATGCCTTCCAGGCCACGCGCAGCGGCACGCTGCGCATCAATACCTCGCGCGCGGCGGCGTATCTGCTGGTGGCGCCGCTGCTGCCGCATTTTCTCGCCGCCTATCCCGACATCCACGTCGAGATCGTGCACGAAGAAGGACCGGTGGACATCGTCGCGGCGGGCTTCGACGCGGGCATACGCCTGGAGGGCGACGTGCCGGATGACATGATGGCGGTCTCCATCAACCGCAGCCAGCGTCTGGTGGCCGTGGCGGCGCCGACCTACCTGCGCGGCGGCATGGCGCTGAAGCACCCGCGGGACCTCATGAAGCACGAGTGCATCCGCTATCGCTTTCCCAACGGGCGAGTCCCCAAATGGGAATTCGCGCGCGGCGATACCCGGCTGGAAGTGGACGTGCCGGGCCGCGTGACGCTGGACGACATGTACACCGTGGCGCGCATGGCGCTGGCGGGCTCGGGCGTGGCGTTCGTCCTGGAGGACTACGTGCGGCCGCTGCTGGACGAAGGCCGGCTGGTGCGGCTGCTGGAAGACTGGTGTCCGCTGCTGCCTGGCTTCATGTTGTATTACCCCGGGCACTCGCGCATGCCGCCGGCGTTGCGCGCATTCATCGACATGGCGCGGGCATCGTCGATGTAA
- a CDS encoding GlxA family transcriptional regulator produces the protein MHRIGYVLSDGFQVMALGSQAAFEFANLVVGEPFYGIENYSVDGGEVRGSWGLAVGTRALSARSNADTWMVAGAIEPLATPPQPELLRLLRKLSARARRTAGLCTGGFVLAEAGLLGGRRATTHWAHAEAMQRRHPDIQVEPDRIFIVDGPIWTSAGMTAGLDLALGMVEKDLGADTARSVAHRLVMHHRRSGGQSQHSEMLSLAPRSDRIQDALAYARKNLSRPLSVEELAQVAHLSPRQFSRVFAAETGQSPAKAVEGLRLEAARLMIEQSRHSLEVVARESGFRDRRHMREAFIRGFGIPPQAVRRDSRGAPGMPAAVLD, from the coding sequence ATGCATCGCATCGGCTACGTACTGTCGGACGGCTTTCAGGTCATGGCACTGGGCAGCCAGGCCGCGTTCGAATTCGCCAACCTGGTGGTGGGCGAACCGTTCTACGGCATCGAAAACTACTCGGTCGACGGCGGCGAGGTACGCGGCTCATGGGGCCTGGCGGTGGGCACTCGCGCTCTGTCCGCCCGCAGCAACGCGGACACCTGGATGGTGGCGGGCGCCATAGAGCCGCTGGCCACGCCGCCGCAGCCCGAGTTGCTCAGGCTGCTGCGCAAGCTCAGTGCGCGCGCGCGCCGCACGGCAGGGCTGTGCACCGGCGGCTTCGTGCTGGCAGAGGCCGGCCTGCTCGGCGGCCGGCGCGCCACCACGCACTGGGCGCACGCCGAGGCCATGCAGCGGCGTCATCCCGACATCCAGGTCGAGCCAGACCGCATCTTCATCGTCGACGGACCCATCTGGACTTCGGCCGGCATGACCGCGGGCCTGGACCTGGCGTTGGGGATGGTCGAGAAAGACCTGGGCGCAGACACGGCGCGATCGGTGGCGCACCGCCTGGTGATGCACCACAGGCGCTCGGGCGGCCAATCGCAGCACTCCGAGATGCTCAGCCTGGCGCCCAGATCGGATCGCATCCAGGACGCCCTGGCCTATGCCCGCAAGAACCTGTCGCGTCCCCTCAGCGTCGAAGAACTGGCCCAGGTCGCTCACCTGAGCCCCAGGCAGTTCAGCCGCGTGTTCGCGGCCGAGACGGGCCAGTCGCCGGCCAAGGCCGTCGAAGGCCTGCGCCTGGAAGCGGCGCGCCTGATGATCGAGCAAAGCCGGCACTCGCTCGAAGTGGTGGCGCGCGAATCGGGTTTCCGCGATCGCCGCCACATGCGCGAGGCCTTCATCCGCGGCTTCGGCATCCCGCCGCAGGCGGTGCGGCGCGACAGCCGCGGCGCGCCGGGCATGCCGGCGGCCGTGCTAGATTAG